The following is a genomic window from Flavobacterium crassostreae.
TACAGCACCTTTGGGTATTGTTGCTCTTGGGGATTATTGGGTCCAATGTATATGGCTTTTATACCAATAATGCTACCCAAATAAGCCCCGAAAATGTAGTGAAAGCCTATTATGATGCACTAGATTTTAAATATTACGAAAAAGCGCACGCGCTAATTAATCCCGAAAGCAAGATGTCTATATCCCAATTTATGCTCGAAACTTCGGTGGCAGACGGCATTTTAAACTCCTATGCTAAATTAGATGCGATAACCATTGAAAGCATTCAGAAAGCAAAAAACAGAAGCACGCTTGTGGCAAAAACCAAATGGATTACCCCCTTGGAGGTGATCCATAAGGAGTACTACCACGAGTTAATTAAACGCAAGGGGAAATGGTATTTATTGCCTCAAAAACTGCCTTTGGATATTCCGCCAGATCAATTTTTATCTGATAATACAACCGCATATTTCAAACAAGGAAGACGCAAGATAACCACCCAACAGACCTATCATGAAGACGTGCTCAAACAACCCGAATTAGAGATCCTGAGTGCAAAACTAATTCAGTACGGTAAAGAGTATCTCATTATTGGCGAATTACAAAATATTGCCAACACGCCCGCTGATGTAGTGGTTAAGGCAACTTTATACAATAAATACAACCAAACGTTAGCTAGTTTTAATGCCAAAGACGTTATTAAACATAAAATTTTGCCCAAAGAAACCACTAGTTTTAAGATTCATTTTGAAGAAGTATCTTGGCTTGAAAACAACCGAACCCAGCCCACTACATTTAACCCCAAAGAATTTACTCCAAAGGATATTAAAGAAACCCCTGCAAATTTTGATATTCAATCTGCTGGAAATGTAGCCCTAACGGATTTTTATATCCAAGTTGCACTATCGGACCTAACAATAGAGGACAACCGTTTAAAAGGAACCTTGTTTAATTATGGCATCCAAGAGGTTACCGTTCCGGAGCTATTGATATCCTACTATAACCAAGATAAAGAGCTGCTTTATGTGGACAATCATTTTTTGCGAGAAGGCATTCGGGTGCAACGCAAACAATATTTTGACTATCCTATGTTGGATTTGTCCCATTGTCGTATTGTGCAGTCTTCGTTGGATAATTGCTATGTCAATGGACTACCCAATGCAACTCTTGCCAAAACCATTGTACCTAACAGAAGCAAAGAGGCCGAAAAAGAAGTACTCCAAAAAGTAAATGGAAAAGGATTTAGTTACATTAAGATAGAAATGAACAACTATATAGGCAACCCAAGATGATCCGATGATGCAAAAAATTTCGTTATTCGTGCTGCCCTTTGTTCTGTTCTTTTTGTTTGTTTTTGCCATTGTCAAAACAAATAAAACAGAACCTAAACTACTATTGCAAACCACCCAAAAGACTTTTGCAGCAGCAAACCCTATTGTTTTGACCTTTGCTACAGATGCCAAGACAGAACTTCGGGCAAAATTATTTATAATACATACTTACGGAAAGACGGTTTTAGAAGCAACGGCAACTAAGGCGCATCTTAGCTTTAGGATTCCTTCCATTTATTGCCGCAAAACAGGGCTAGTATCTTGGTATTTGGTGCACAACCAAAAAACCCTTAATCAAGGAACTTTTGAAATTATACCCAATGACGCTAGTGCAACTCTTTTAGAAAATTATTTAGGCCCACCCACCATACTCGCTGGCAAAAAACACTTTACGATGTTGGTTGCGATCCCTACAGATGCTTATGATAATCCCAAACAAAATAATACCACGGTTGTGATAAAAGACCAATTTTTGGACCGTATTACCGTTAGTTCTAAAAAAACGGCATCTTTTATCGCTTGGAAAAACATTTATTCCAGAACCAAATCAGGCAAAATGCTGGTATCTAGCCAATGCAACTCCACTAGCTCTAAAGAGTTTGAAACCGAAATAACCCCTTCGGTTGCTACTAATTTTAGCATTCAAGCTACTCGAAATCACGCCTTTGCAGATGGCAACCAAATCACTACCCTAGAAACTACTATAATTAGAGATCAATACAACAATATTGTAGCAGATGGCACTTTGGTTACGTTTCAAATTACCACCAAAAACAATACTTTACTTAAAACCTATGCTGCAACTATAAACGGAATAGCCAAAGGACAGCTACTGCATCCAGATCATGCAGAGAACTACCAAATTAAAGCCTACATAATCGGAATAGCCCAGAGTAAGCCTATTGTAGTTCGATACCAAGCGCTAATTGGTACTTTTGCGTACCAATTTTCGGATCAAAATCGCAAAATAACTGTAGGCCCTCTTACTAGTTTTATGCAACAAAGGGTACCAGACGGTATTAAAGTAACTTTAAAAATACTACATAACCAAAAAGTAATCGAAACTAAAATTGCAGAGACCGCCAAAGGAATGGCGAGATTTTATCTTCACGCTCCTTTTTATAAAGAAAAAGAATACCAATTTGAAATCACTACCTTAGGGATCACGCAACAAACGCAACTAAAAAAATATGAGTCTCATTAATAATAAGAATATTTACAAAACGGCTTTTATTCTCTGTTTTATTTTAATCAGTATTTTTACGCTATTGGGCTTTGCCAAAGTGTTGGATTACTTAAATACCGGAGCAGACAGAACCACCATGCTGCATCTCGAAACAAAAAGTGAAGAGGTCTATCTGCCAAAAGTAAACTGGACAAAACAAAGCAACCCTGCACGGGTTATGGAAAAAAATACTCTAGGAAAAATAGAGCAAGATTATTTGTTTTCTTGGCACGTAAAAAACAACGCCCTAGCAAACAATACCACCAAAGGTATTGCAGATTATTACACCCAAAATACGCGAGAAAACCTATACCGCACTGTTGCCTACAATAAGGCCCATCAAATCTCTATTGAAAACACTACTTTAAAGCATTTTCCAGAATTAGAATTTTATAGCCAAGACGGCCAATTAGTGGTTTTTACGGACAAAAATGTCATTGCATTTCAAAAAGTATATCAAAACAAGCAACTTATCACCACCGTACAAGATACCGCAACTTATAGAGTAATGATGCTATTGGAAGATGGTTTTTGGAGGGTGCGTCATTTGCTTAAAATGAAGCCGGCCGTTTTTGCCGCAGACACCTTAAAACCGAGACCCATTTATACTATACAAAAAAATACCATCCTAAAAAATACCATCCCTTTTGTGATCCGAGGTATTAATTATTACCCTCGAAACTCGGCTTGGGACACCTTTGGTGCTTTGTTCCAGAAAGACACCATTGCCAAAGATTTGGAAATTATAAAAAAAGCAAACCTAAATACCATACGGATTTTTATTCCCTACCAAGATTTTGGAAAAGCCACAATAGATCCCGAAAAAATGAAAAAATTAAAGGTTTTTTTGGATTTGGCCGAAACCAAAAAACTAGCTGTAGTAGTTACTCTATTTGATTTTTATAGCGACTACACCCTAGAGAGTTGGACCCTAACCCACCGCCATGCAGAACAAATTGTAACTGCCTTTAAAGACCACAAAGCCATATTGGCATGGGATTTAAAAAACGAACCCAATTTGGATTTTGAAAACAGAGATAAAGACAATGTTTTGAACTGGCTAAAACACCTCATCCCGGTTATTAAAGAAAGTGACCCAAATCATTTAATCACCATTGGTTGGTCTAACGCCATAGAGGCTACCAATTTGGCAGACCAAGTAGACTTTATATCGTATCATTTTTATACGGATCCAAAACAAT
Proteins encoded in this region:
- a CDS encoding cellulase family glycosylhydrolase translates to MSLINNKNIYKTAFILCFILISIFTLLGFAKVLDYLNTGADRTTMLHLETKSEEVYLPKVNWTKQSNPARVMEKNTLGKIEQDYLFSWHVKNNALANNTTKGIADYYTQNTRENLYRTVAYNKAHQISIENTTLKHFPELEFYSQDGQLVVFTDKNVIAFQKVYQNKQLITTVQDTATYRVMMLLEDGFWRVRHLLKMKPAVFAADTLKPRPIYTIQKNTILKNTIPFVIRGINYYPRNSAWDTFGALFQKDTIAKDLEIIKKANLNTIRIFIPYQDFGKATIDPEKMKKLKVFLDLAETKKLAVVVTLFDFYSDYTLESWTLTHRHAEQIVTAFKDHKAILAWDLKNEPNLDFENRDKDNVLNWLKHLIPVIKESDPNHLITIGWSNAIEATNLADQVDFISYHFYTDPKQLEQQTNRLLKTTQKPVVIQEFGVPSYGGIWNLWEGSPKKQARYHQKMQAYFKKNNYSFMSWTLYDFPQVPNQVAGKWPWQKIRQKKFGFLDDKGKPKPAFKYLSN